A region from the Gemmatimonadota bacterium genome encodes:
- a CDS encoding carboxymuconolactone decarboxylase family protein, whose amino-acid sequence MAHVPYDPEPDDPGFGPTLDRLGWSEPPSDHILRIHALDPPSLEHHYRLYEHAMRGPSPLSRVEREMIAVVVSAANDCFY is encoded by the coding sequence ATGGCCCATGTCCCCTACGATCCGGAGCCGGACGATCCCGGCTTCGGCCCCACCCTGGACCGGCTCGGATGGTCGGAGCCCCCGTCGGATCACATCCTCCGCATCCACGCCCTGGATCCCCCGAGCCTCGAGCACCACTATCGGCTCTACGAGCACGCCATGCGGGGGCCGTCCCCCCTCAGTCGGGTGGAGCGGGAGATGATCGCCGTGGTGGTCTCGGCCGCCAACGACTGCTTCTACTGA
- a CDS encoding peroxidase, translating into MRALALDASRLDLPARHRAMLNWCLRLTRSPAASAAAGVVELRNVGFDDRAILDICHVTAYYNYVNRLAEGLAVELERTWREEDLTLPRADFEHFQGLMQRGGEAGA; encoded by the coding sequence GTGCGGGCGTTGGCGCTGGACGCGAGCCGGCTCGATCTACCCGCGCGTCACCGGGCGATGCTGAATTGGTGCCTGCGCTTGACGCGGTCTCCCGCGGCCTCCGCGGCGGCCGGGGTGGTGGAGCTACGGAACGTGGGCTTCGACGATCGCGCCATCCTCGACATCTGCCATGTGACGGCCTACTACAACTACGTGAATCGACTGGCGGAGGGTCTGGCAGTGGAACTGGAGCGGACGTGGAGGGAGGAGGATCTGACCCTACCCCGGGCGGACTTCGAACACTTCCAGGGGCTCATGCAGCGGGGAGGAGAGGCCGGTGCTTGA
- the hutH gene encoding histidine ammonia-lyase — protein sequence MLEVSGRDLTVEAIGRVADASGAPVRLSPSARVRVERSRAYLLEIIGRGDKVYGVTTGFGRLADVVISADQRGELQRNLVRSHASGVGPPMARATVRAMMLLRANALALGHSGCRPEVIERLLLFLERGLTPVVPSFGSVGASGDLGPLAHVALALLGEGQMEVDGAILPAAEALARAGLPPLVLEAKEGLSLINGTQATTGMGAVALLGARRAVAVADLAGAMSLEALRGTPEAFRPEIHQVRPHAGQIETAARMYALLHDSEIRESHRHGDARVQDAYCLRCIPQVHGAARDAFSHARRVIEIEANSATDNPLVFPEQDLVVSGGNFHAQVVAQALDFVALALADLASISERRLERLLNPDLSELPAFLASRPGIESGFMIAQVTSADLGAELRVLSHPASVDSVSTSAAREDHVSMGLTAARKAARAVELLEYVLAIELMSAAEALEHRRPLRSSAPLERAHAVIRGAVPALAGDRPLSPDLEALRALIHDGHLDGSEHPSPSGGEAA from the coding sequence GTGCTTGAGGTGAGCGGTCGCGACCTCACGGTGGAGGCGATCGGTCGGGTGGCCGATGCGTCCGGGGCGCCGGTGCGGCTGAGCCCGAGCGCGCGTGTCCGGGTCGAGCGTAGCCGAGCCTATCTGCTCGAGATCATCGGACGCGGCGACAAGGTCTATGGGGTGACCACGGGCTTCGGCCGTCTGGCCGACGTGGTCATCTCGGCGGACCAGCGAGGGGAGCTTCAGCGGAACCTGGTTCGCAGCCATGCGTCCGGTGTGGGACCCCCGATGGCACGGGCGACGGTGCGCGCGATGATGCTGCTCCGGGCCAATGCTCTGGCGCTTGGCCACTCCGGGTGTCGCCCCGAGGTGATCGAGCGGCTACTGCTGTTCCTCGAGCGGGGGCTCACGCCTGTGGTGCCCTCATTCGGATCGGTGGGAGCCAGCGGTGACCTCGGGCCCCTGGCCCATGTGGCGCTGGCGTTGCTGGGTGAGGGGCAGATGGAGGTCGACGGTGCGATCCTCCCGGCCGCGGAGGCGCTTGCGCGGGCGGGTCTCCCGCCGCTGGTGCTGGAGGCGAAGGAAGGGCTTTCTCTCATCAACGGGACCCAGGCGACCACGGGGATGGGTGCCGTCGCGCTTCTTGGCGCCCGGCGCGCGGTCGCGGTGGCCGACCTGGCCGGAGCGATGTCCTTGGAGGCATTGAGAGGCACTCCCGAGGCCTTCCGTCCGGAGATCCACCAGGTGCGCCCGCACGCGGGCCAGATCGAGACGGCCGCGCGCATGTACGCGCTCTTGCACGATTCCGAGATTCGCGAGTCGCATCGGCACGGAGACGCGCGGGTGCAAGACGCTTACTGTCTCCGTTGCATCCCGCAGGTCCACGGAGCGGCGCGCGACGCCTTCAGTCATGCTCGACGGGTGATCGAGATCGAGGCCAACAGCGCCACGGACAACCCGCTCGTCTTTCCCGAACAGGATCTGGTGGTGAGCGGTGGAAACTTCCACGCGCAAGTCGTTGCGCAGGCGCTGGACTTCGTGGCCCTGGCCCTGGCCGATCTCGCGAGCATCAGCGAGCGGCGCCTGGAGCGTCTGCTGAATCCCGACCTGTCCGAGCTTCCTGCCTTCCTGGCCAGCAGGCCGGGGATCGAGTCTGGCTTCATGATCGCTCAGGTCACGTCCGCAGACCTGGGGGCGGAGTTGCGCGTGTTGTCTCACCCGGCTTCGGTGGATTCCGTCTCGACCAGCGCGGCCCGTGAAGATCATGTGTCCATGGGCCTGACCGCGGCACGCAAAGCAGCGCGGGCCGTGGAGCTGCTGGAGTATGTGTTGGCCATCGAGCTCATGAGTGCCGCGGAGGCGCTCGAGCACCGACGGCCGTTGCGCTCGTCCGCCCCCCTGGAGCGCGCGCACGCGGTGATCCGAGGCGCGGTTCCAGCGCTCGCGGGCGATCGTCCGCTCTCCCCCGATCTCGAGGCACTGCGCGCACTCATTCACGACGGACACCTGGACGGTTCCGAGCACCCATCCCCATCGGGAGGAGAAGCCGCATGA
- the hutU gene encoding urocanate hydratase, translating to MTSHTRTIAAPRGAQLRCRGWTQEAALRMLMNNLDPEVAERPEELVVYGGRGRAARNWEAFDAIVRTLETLANDETLLIQSGKPVAVFRTHPYAPRVLLANSNLVGRWATWAHFDELERKGLMMYGQMTAGSWIYIGTQGILQGTYETFGAMAARHFGGSLQGRWILTGGMGGMGGAQPLAATMNGGAILVVEVDGSRIERRVRTGYCDRASDDLEEALHWVQDATARGEALSVGLVGNCADVLPELARRNVVPDIVTDQTSAHDPLGGYVPNGMSLAAALELRERDPEAYIARARVAMRSHCEAIVELQRQGAIAVDYGNNLRGEALGAGFSDAFAYPGFVPAYIRPLFCEGKGPFRWVALSGNPADIARTDELALELFPEDEHLTRWISLAREKVQFQGLPARICWLGQGARARFGVALNELVANGEVEAPIVIGRDHLDTGSVASPYRETEGMKDGTDAVADWPILNALLNTASGASWVSVHHGGGVGIGNSLHAGQVLVADGTPEMARRIERVLTNDPGIGVARHVDAGYDEALRTAETCDIRIPMRER from the coding sequence ATGACATCTCACACCCGCACGATCGCAGCGCCTCGGGGAGCACAATTGCGCTGCCGCGGATGGACCCAGGAAGCCGCGCTGCGGATGCTGATGAACAACCTCGACCCGGAGGTGGCCGAGCGTCCCGAGGAACTGGTCGTCTACGGCGGGCGCGGACGGGCTGCACGGAACTGGGAAGCCTTCGATGCCATCGTGCGCACGCTGGAGACCCTCGCGAATGACGAGACCTTGCTGATCCAATCGGGCAAGCCCGTGGCTGTGTTCCGCACCCATCCGTACGCGCCCCGGGTTCTCTTGGCGAACTCGAATCTGGTGGGACGCTGGGCCACCTGGGCGCACTTCGACGAGCTCGAGCGCAAGGGCCTGATGATGTACGGGCAGATGACGGCGGGGTCGTGGATCTACATCGGGACCCAGGGCATCCTGCAAGGCACCTACGAGACCTTCGGAGCGATGGCTGCGCGTCACTTCGGCGGCTCGCTGCAGGGGCGCTGGATTCTGACGGGCGGCATGGGTGGCATGGGGGGGGCGCAACCACTGGCGGCCACCATGAATGGCGGAGCCATCCTGGTGGTGGAGGTCGACGGGTCACGGATCGAACGACGCGTCCGCACCGGGTACTGTGATCGAGCCTCGGACGATCTCGAGGAGGCACTGCACTGGGTACAGGACGCCACTGCGCGCGGGGAGGCGCTGTCCGTTGGACTCGTGGGGAATTGTGCGGACGTCCTGCCCGAGCTCGCTCGCAGGAACGTGGTTCCGGACATCGTCACGGATCAGACGTCCGCGCATGATCCCCTGGGAGGATACGTGCCCAACGGCATGAGCTTGGCGGCGGCCCTGGAGCTCCGCGAGCGGGACCCCGAGGCGTACATCGCCCGGGCCCGGGTCGCCATGCGCTCGCACTGCGAGGCCATCGTCGAGTTGCAGCGGCAGGGCGCGATCGCGGTGGACTACGGCAACAACCTACGCGGCGAAGCCCTCGGCGCGGGCTTTTCGGACGCCTTTGCCTATCCGGGGTTCGTGCCGGCCTATATCCGACCGCTGTTCTGCGAAGGAAAGGGACCCTTCCGGTGGGTCGCGCTGTCCGGGAACCCGGCGGACATCGCCCGAACGGATGAGCTGGCACTGGAGCTGTTTCCGGAAGACGAGCACTTGACGCGCTGGATCTCGCTGGCGCGCGAGAAGGTGCAGTTCCAGGGGTTGCCGGCGCGCATCTGCTGGTTGGGGCAGGGAGCCCGGGCTCGTTTTGGGGTAGCGCTCAACGAGCTGGTAGCGAACGGGGAGGTGGAGGCTCCCATCGTGATCGGACGCGACCATCTGGACACGGGCTCGGTCGCCTCACCGTACCGCGAGACCGAAGGCATGAAAGACGGAACCGACGCGGTGGCGGACTGGCCCATTCTCAATGCCCTCCTCAACACCGCCTCGGGTGCCAGTTGGGTATCCGTTCATCACGGCGGTGGCGTGGGAATCGGCAACTCGCTGCATGCGGGGCAGGTGTTGGTCGCGGACGGTACTCCGGAGATGGCCCGCCGGATCGAACGGGTGCTCACCAACGACCCGGGGATCGGCGTTGCCCGACATGTGGACGCCGGCTACGACGAGGCACTTCGTACCGCCGAGACGTGCGACATCCGGATTCCGATGAGGGAGCGCTGA
- a CDS encoding formimidoylglutamate deiminase, giving the protein MLAPVHTLFSESALLPSGWRRDVLFTFDDTGTLVAVQPDAAGDDHERAGGPVVPGIPNLHSHAFQWALAGRAERGHPDGDSFWTWRTLLYDFLNRLDPDAVEAIATALYLEMLEAGYTSVVEFHYLHHGPAGRAYEDRAEMALRLGRAADATGIRLTLLPVVYEAGGFGVDLAPEQARLRLSLYDALTVLERLEASDFGHRLGLALHSLRAVRSETIRDLVEDRTLLARPHTIHIHVAEQLREVEECQARLGARPVRWLLDAADVDERWCLVHCTHVDEDELHGVIRSGAVVALCPTTEANLGDGVFPFANYERGGGRWGVGSDSQVSVNPFEELRWLEYEQRLVQQKRNVITAGTARSTGRALFEGVLSGAWSAVADNVGRLEPGSRADLLVFDRDQPRRWGRDEDALLDTLVFSGSDSAPLHVMVGGRWVVRDRAHTARASLLPALREALRRLD; this is encoded by the coding sequence GTGTTGGCCCCCGTGCATACGCTCTTCTCCGAGTCCGCGCTCCTCCCGTCGGGGTGGCGCCGCGACGTGCTGTTCACGTTCGACGATACCGGCACCTTGGTGGCCGTGCAGCCCGATGCTGCCGGGGATGACCACGAACGGGCCGGCGGCCCGGTCGTTCCCGGTATTCCCAACCTGCACTCGCACGCGTTCCAATGGGCCCTGGCCGGCCGCGCCGAACGGGGCCACCCCGACGGCGACAGCTTCTGGACGTGGCGCACGCTACTGTACGACTTCCTGAACCGGCTGGACCCCGACGCTGTCGAGGCCATCGCCACCGCCCTCTACCTGGAGATGTTGGAGGCGGGCTATACCTCGGTGGTCGAGTTCCATTACCTCCATCACGGTCCCGCTGGCCGCGCGTACGAGGACCGCGCCGAGATGGCGCTGCGCCTGGGGCGCGCAGCGGACGCAACGGGCATCCGGCTGACGCTGCTGCCCGTGGTGTACGAAGCCGGCGGCTTCGGTGTCGACCTGGCCCCCGAACAGGCGCGGCTGCGACTGTCCTTGTACGATGCGCTCACGGTGCTGGAGCGCCTGGAGGCCTCGGATTTCGGGCATCGGCTGGGACTGGCCCTGCACAGCCTGCGCGCCGTGCGGAGCGAAACCATCCGTGACCTGGTCGAGGACCGGACGCTCCTGGCCCGTCCGCACACGATCCACATCCACGTCGCCGAGCAGCTCCGCGAGGTCGAGGAGTGCCAGGCACGCCTGGGGGCACGGCCGGTGCGCTGGTTGCTGGACGCCGCCGACGTGGACGAACGCTGGTGTCTGGTGCACTGCACGCACGTCGACGAGGACGAGTTGCACGGGGTGATCCGCTCGGGCGCCGTGGTGGCGCTCTGCCCCACGACCGAGGCCAACCTCGGAGACGGCGTGTTTCCTTTCGCGAACTACGAGCGCGGTGGTGGCCGCTGGGGCGTCGGCTCGGACAGTCAGGTGTCCGTCAACCCCTTCGAGGAGTTGCGTTGGCTGGAGTACGAGCAACGACTCGTTCAGCAGAAGCGCAATGTCATCACGGCAGGTACGGCCAGATCCACGGGACGCGCGCTGTTCGAAGGGGTGCTCTCCGGCGCCTGGTCGGCGGTGGCCGACAATGTAGGACGCCTGGAGCCGGGGAGTCGGGCCGACCTCCTGGTCTTCGACCGGGACCAGCCACGGCGCTGGGGGCGGGATGAAGATGCGCTGCTCGACACGCTGGTTTTCTCCGGCTCGGACAGCGCGCCCTTGCACGTGATGGTCGGAGGCCGCTGGGTGGTCCGCGACCGCGCGCACACGGCGCGGGCCTCACTGTTGCCCGCCCTCCGCGAAGCGCTACGCCGCCTGGACTGA
- the hutI gene encoding imidazolonepropionase yields MDGRTRIWTDVHLCRLVGGDDGWGRVQRGAIAVRGGRILWSGPQAELPSLPGAERVDGGGLCLTPGLIDCHTHLVFGGDRADEFERRLAGESYAEIAASGGGIRASVRATRAASEAELRRSARERLRDLTAEGVTTVEIKSGYGLDTDTEVKQLQVARSLALDIPVSVRTTFLGLHALPSGQGRGEYLDDVIRETLPRVVAEGLADQADAFCEGIAFSVEECERFLRAASGHGLGLRLHADQLSDGGGAALAARLGADSADHLEYTSSEGVEALARTGTVAVLLPGAFQTLGEVQKPPVAALRGGAVPLAVATDLNPGTSPLRSLRTAAHLACTLFGLTPLEAFRGVTLNAARALGLTDRGTLDSGARADFALWTVDHPRDLVYWLGGSRCAGRVVEGEIVEG; encoded by the coding sequence TTGGACGGCAGGACCCGGATCTGGACGGATGTCCACCTGTGTCGTCTCGTCGGCGGTGACGACGGGTGGGGACGGGTGCAGCGCGGGGCGATCGCGGTTCGGGGAGGGCGCATCCTCTGGAGCGGCCCCCAGGCGGAGTTACCCTCGCTCCCCGGAGCCGAGCGGGTGGACGGGGGAGGTCTGTGCCTCACGCCGGGGCTGATCGATTGTCACACCCACCTGGTGTTCGGCGGCGATCGCGCCGATGAGTTCGAGCGGAGGCTGGCGGGGGAGAGCTACGCCGAGATCGCGGCGAGTGGGGGTGGGATCCGAGCCTCGGTGCGCGCGACGCGCGCTGCCTCCGAGGCCGAGCTGCGGCGGTCGGCCCGTGAGCGTCTGCGGGACCTCACGGCGGAAGGTGTCACCACGGTCGAGATCAAGTCGGGGTATGGTCTCGACACGGACACCGAGGTGAAGCAGCTGCAGGTAGCGCGGTCTCTCGCGTTGGACATCCCCGTTTCCGTGCGTACCACCTTTCTCGGCCTGCACGCGCTCCCTTCAGGACAGGGGAGGGGGGAGTACCTCGACGATGTGATCCGAGAGACGCTGCCGCGTGTGGTGGCCGAAGGCCTCGCGGACCAGGCGGATGCGTTCTGCGAGGGCATCGCTTTCTCCGTGGAGGAGTGCGAACGCTTCCTGCGCGCGGCGTCCGGCCACGGTCTGGGCCTACGACTCCATGCCGACCAACTGAGCGATGGAGGGGGCGCCGCCTTGGCGGCCCGACTTGGTGCGGACTCTGCAGATCATCTTGAATACACGTCCTCGGAGGGGGTCGAGGCGCTGGCGAGGACGGGCACGGTGGCGGTGCTGCTCCCCGGTGCCTTCCAGACCTTGGGTGAGGTACAGAAGCCCCCGGTTGCCGCCCTGCGTGGGGGCGCCGTTCCCCTGGCCGTGGCCACCGACCTCAATCCCGGGACGTCGCCGCTGCGGTCGTTGCGTACGGCCGCGCACCTTGCCTGCACGCTGTTCGGGCTCACACCGCTCGAGGCATTTCGCGGCGTGACGCTCAACGCGGCCCGAGCGTTGGGACTGACGGATCGAGGGACCCTCGATTCCGGGGCGCGGGCCGACTTCGCGCTGTGGACGGTCGACCACCCTCGCGATCTGGTCTATTGGCTGGGCGGCTCCCGCTGCGCCGGTCGCGTCGTCGAAGGCGAGATCGTGGAGGGATGA
- a CDS encoding polyphosphate kinase 2 family protein, with amino-acid sequence MEAPDEHLAPVVHADSDYRVPYRGSFRVADCPTRPPPEAPGERALERAQAEMVEELSKLQRILYAHDHHAVLLVFQALDAAGKDSTIRHVMSGVDPAGCQVFSFKQPSKEELDHDFLWRTAKCLPERGRIGIFNRSYYEEVLVVRVHPNYLGAQNLPPHPPLGELWQQRFQSIRDHELHLARNGTLILKFWLNVSKDEQRKRFLSRLKEPEKNWKFAEGDLEERRHWDEYMEAYQDALAATSRPWAPWFAIPADDKPFMRWEVTRIIIDALRGLDLQYPQVSEADAQRFAELRRTLER; translated from the coding sequence GTGGAGGCTCCTGACGAGCATCTCGCCCCGGTGGTCCATGCCGACAGCGACTACCGGGTCCCCTACCGTGGATCCTTTCGTGTTGCGGATTGTCCGACGCGCCCGCCTCCCGAGGCTCCGGGGGAGCGGGCGCTCGAGCGTGCACAGGCGGAGATGGTCGAGGAGCTGAGCAAGTTGCAGCGCATCCTCTACGCCCATGACCATCACGCCGTCTTGCTCGTCTTCCAGGCGCTCGACGCCGCCGGGAAGGACTCCACCATCCGCCACGTCATGAGTGGCGTGGATCCCGCCGGTTGTCAGGTCTTCTCCTTCAAGCAGCCGTCCAAGGAAGAGCTGGATCACGACTTCCTCTGGCGCACCGCCAAGTGCCTGCCCGAGCGGGGCCGCATCGGCATCTTCAATCGGAGCTACTACGAGGAGGTTCTCGTGGTGCGCGTGCACCCCAACTACCTGGGAGCACAGAATCTCCCGCCGCACCCACCGCTCGGGGAGCTCTGGCAGCAGCGCTTCCAGTCGATACGCGATCACGAGCTCCATCTGGCGCGCAATGGCACGCTCATCCTCAAGTTCTGGTTGAACGTGTCGAAGGACGAGCAGAGGAAACGCTTCCTCAGCCGGCTCAAGGAACCCGAGAAGAACTGGAAGTTCGCCGAAGGCGACCTGGAGGAGCGTCGTCACTGGGACGAGTACATGGAGGCCTACCAGGACGCCCTCGCCGCCACCTCGCGACCTTGGGCGCCCTGGTTCGCCATCCCGGCAGACGACAAGCCCTTCATGCGCTGGGAGGTCACTCGCATCATCATCGACGCACTCCGGGGGCTCGATCTCCAGTATCCGCAGGTGTCGGAGGCCGACGCCCAGCGCTTCGCGGAGTTGCGCCGCACACTCGAACGCTGA
- the rho gene encoding transcription termination factor Rho, producing the protein MSSEKPLGILEVLGSGSGFIRRAEAGYIPGKEDIYVGGRLIQKFGLRTGDELWGAVGKRPKNGKSPPLTHLALVNGRPPEEAKGRPDFNRLSAVHPDEQLRLECGMKRLGKADPTNRIIDLFCPLGKGQRAMIVAPAKAGKTMVLQAIAEGITKNHPECRLVILLVDERPEEVTEMEMCGFGEVVASSFDQPAERHAAVAEMIFERARRQVEMGEDVVIILDSITRLARAYNTLHDGSGRTLSGGLDAGSLEKPKRLLGSARKIDPRQGGGSLTIVATALIDTGSRMDQVIFEEFKGTGNSELVLSRELADRRIFPAIDLQASATRKEELLLDEAALALSHAFRRQFGGANASDAMSELLGAMRRTETNRDLLALARAGA; encoded by the coding sequence GTGAGTAGTGAGAAACCGCTCGGGATCCTAGAGGTCCTCGGCAGCGGGTCGGGTTTCATTCGCCGCGCCGAAGCCGGGTACATCCCAGGAAAAGAAGACATCTATGTCGGTGGCCGACTGATTCAGAAGTTCGGCCTGCGCACGGGCGACGAGCTGTGGGGCGCGGTGGGCAAGCGCCCCAAGAACGGCAAGAGCCCGCCCTTGACCCACCTCGCGCTCGTCAACGGACGGCCGCCCGAGGAAGCGAAGGGGCGCCCGGACTTCAACCGCCTCAGCGCCGTCCACCCGGACGAACAGTTGCGACTCGAGTGTGGGATGAAGCGTTTGGGCAAAGCCGATCCCACCAACCGCATCATCGATTTGTTCTGCCCGCTGGGCAAAGGCCAGCGGGCCATGATCGTCGCCCCGGCGAAAGCCGGGAAGACGATGGTCCTCCAGGCGATCGCCGAAGGCATCACCAAGAACCACCCGGAATGCCGGCTGGTCATCCTCCTGGTCGACGAGCGACCGGAAGAGGTGACCGAGATGGAAATGTGTGGCTTTGGAGAAGTGGTCGCCTCGTCCTTCGACCAGCCCGCCGAGCGGCATGCGGCCGTGGCCGAGATGATCTTCGAGCGCGCCCGCCGGCAGGTCGAGATGGGGGAGGATGTGGTGATCATCCTCGACTCCATCACGCGGTTGGCGCGTGCCTACAACACCCTGCACGACGGAAGCGGGCGCACGCTGTCGGGTGGCTTGGATGCTGGTTCGCTGGAGAAGCCCAAGCGCCTGTTGGGAAGCGCCCGCAAGATCGATCCGCGACAGGGTGGCGGGTCCCTCACCATCGTTGCCACCGCCTTGATCGATACGGGGTCCCGTATGGATCAGGTGATCTTCGAGGAGTTCAAGGGCACCGGGAACAGTGAGCTCGTCTTGAGCAGAGAGCTCGCGGACCGACGGATCTTCCCGGCGATCGACTTGCAGGCCTCCGCGACTCGGAAGGAGGAGCTCCTTCTCGATGAGGCTGCCCTGGCGCTTTCGCACGCGTTCCGCCGCCAGTTCGGCGGGGCGAACGCCTCGGACGCGATGAGCGAGTTGTTGGGGGCGATGCGCCGGACCGAGACCAACCGGGACCTCCTGGCACTGGCGCGGGCAGGAGCCTGA
- a CDS encoding SRPBCC family protein yields MRAPLRLAWAVVGGLALAGTAFLVIGLLLPRRWEVQRSRALAATPEQVFPFVSDLDEWPRWMPWDDLDGMGATDPQVRTWDDPRIGQGALRLTEVHPDTVVRYEVEVEGGLSTAGSLRLQATPDGSVLTWSETGEFGRNPLLGYVALGMDRLQGAEMEKSLDRLAQLLR; encoded by the coding sequence TTGCGCGCGCCCCTTCGGTTGGCGTGGGCAGTCGTAGGCGGGCTGGCGCTCGCCGGGACCGCGTTCCTCGTGATCGGCCTTCTTCTCCCCCGACGGTGGGAGGTTCAGCGCAGCCGTGCGTTGGCCGCCACACCGGAACAGGTGTTCCCTTTCGTCTCCGATCTCGACGAGTGGCCCCGCTGGATGCCCTGGGACGACCTGGACGGCATGGGGGCCACCGACCCCCAGGTACGCACGTGGGACGACCCACGTATCGGCCAGGGCGCGCTCCGACTGACCGAGGTCCACCCCGACACCGTCGTGCGCTACGAGGTGGAGGTCGAGGGCGGACTGTCGACCGCCGGCAGCCTGCGATTGCAGGCGACGCCGGACGGGTCCGTGCTCACGTGGAGCGAAACCGGTGAGTTCGGCCGGAACCCGCTGCTCGGGTACGTGGCGCTCGGAATGGACCGTCTACAGGGCGCCGAAATGGAGAAATCCCTCGATCGGCTCGCCCAGCTGTTGCGCTGA